In Pirellulales bacterium, a genomic segment contains:
- a CDS encoding TlpA disulfide reductase family protein, giving the protein MRYTLLAVLSIMVARGALVSGQEVAGETSAKEVEFPPVWVNSDPISAESLRGKAVFLYFFEETCPSCRARWPSIMEKARAYEKEPILFVAVNSGSTKQDVEAYARSVNLTWPIIVDQDRSFENKADILEISLQNVMQVAYLTPDGDLRHGSWADIEATVDRALSGAKWNVDPADIPDDLMPAWRSLEFCQFTDARPAIAKALSSRKPELKAAGQKLSAFVEQRSGRDLEAAAKSAEEGNKLRAYQRYTAAAETYAGYPAGDKAAAARRDLGKDPALRKEVTAMKQLEKQRELARSPKPAVREKARTAIQKIIDDQPDSEAARQGRAFLHKK; this is encoded by the coding sequence ATGCGCTACACCTTATTAGCGGTGTTGTCCATCATGGTTGCGCGCGGCGCGCTCGTTTCAGGGCAGGAAGTGGCGGGCGAAACCTCGGCGAAGGAAGTCGAGTTCCCGCCGGTGTGGGTCAATAGCGATCCGATCTCGGCCGAATCGCTGCGCGGCAAAGCGGTGTTTCTCTATTTCTTCGAAGAGACGTGCCCCAGTTGCCGAGCGCGCTGGCCGTCGATCATGGAGAAAGCCCGGGCGTACGAGAAGGAGCCGATTCTGTTCGTGGCGGTGAACTCCGGATCGACCAAGCAGGACGTGGAAGCCTACGCGCGAAGCGTGAATCTGACCTGGCCCATTATCGTCGACCAGGATCGCTCGTTCGAAAACAAGGCCGACATTCTCGAGATCAGCTTGCAGAACGTGATGCAGGTCGCTTATCTGACGCCCGACGGCGACCTGCGACACGGTTCGTGGGCCGACATCGAGGCGACGGTCGATCGGGCTTTGAGCGGCGCGAAATGGAATGTCGATCCGGCGGATATCCCGGACGATTTGATGCCCGCCTGGCGGAGCCTGGAGTTCTGTCAATTCACCGACGCGCGGCCGGCGATCGCCAAGGCGCTCAGCTCGCGCAAGCCCGAATTGAAAGCCGCGGGGCAAAAACTGTCGGCGTTCGTCGAACAGCGTAGTGGTCGCGACCTGGAAGCCGCGGCGAAAAGCGCCGAGGAAGGAAACAAGTTACGGGCTTACCAGCGCTACACGGCGGCGGCCGAGACGTATGCCGGATACCCTGCGGGCGACAAGGCCGCCGCCGCGCGGCGCGACCTGGGTAAGGATCCGGCGCTACGCAAGGAAGTCACGGCGATGAAGCAACTCGAGAAACAGCGCGAGCTGGCCAGGTCGCCAAAACCGGCCGTGCGCGAAAAAGCCCGCACCGCCATCCAAAAGATCATCGACGACCAGCCCGACAGCGAAGCCGCGCGGCAAGGTCGCGCGTTCTTGCACAAGAAGTGA
- a CDS encoding DUF1326 domain-containing protein yields the protein MLRLCGLSSVVVLVFAGALCAADIKGDYMEMRTCDVYTGPCFANSQVGLTGQQAIMAWSIESGSYQDVDLSGKKVVMTVRAKDTLGFGSGVVIHPDPIRSVILVDASATPEQQQALAAFARDRAGRVAGDVVRIAAQPIDLSIDHVDMVARLQAGKEIQVETRKLGKTDCVCSNEKTFYPPLTNIDNAAPAYTIDASFTGRGLNAQWSAPLTRSAYLGTF from the coding sequence ATGTTGCGTCTTTGCGGTCTGTCGAGCGTCGTCGTTTTGGTCTTCGCCGGTGCTCTTTGTGCCGCGGACATCAAGGGTGACTATATGGAGATGCGGACGTGCGACGTTTACACCGGCCCGTGCTTTGCCAACTCGCAAGTTGGTCTGACCGGCCAGCAGGCGATCATGGCTTGGAGCATCGAGAGCGGCAGCTACCAGGATGTCGATCTCAGCGGGAAGAAGGTCGTCATGACCGTGCGTGCGAAAGACACGTTGGGCTTCGGCAGCGGCGTCGTGATTCATCCTGATCCGATTCGCTCGGTGATCCTGGTCGACGCTTCGGCAACGCCCGAGCAGCAGCAGGCGCTAGCGGCCTTTGCCCGCGACCGCGCCGGACGGGTGGCGGGAGACGTCGTGCGGATCGCGGCGCAGCCGATTGACCTGTCGATCGATCACGTCGACATGGTGGCCCGGCTGCAGGCTGGCAAAGAAATCCAGGTCGAGACGCGCAAGCTGGGCAAGACCGATTGCGTCTGCTCGAACGAGAAAACGTTCTATCCGCCGCTCACGAATATCGACAATGCGGCGCCGGCTTACACGATCGACGCGTCGTTTACCGGCCGTGGCCTGAACGCGCAATGGTCCGCGCCGCTGACCCGCAGCGCCTATCTGGGAACGTTCTAG
- a CDS encoding porin, with amino-acid sequence MASFAWFALSRAHALAADPVSQPGSAPGIAGGQTPSQQHQVQAQFQAPQTASPPALPAPAPGTPQPWSPPILPGGVPQQILEGGRQFDPSIMPAAATSPAAGVSALVPISGALAGASLKPFNSDTVTTPQQQPVQPQQPPLASATPASYVAQVPGQSPAGVNPDDAPSPGLGLTTTDILQRLQAAEAELAALREQMVPRDQRLASLEDAAKKAEAAAVVPLPLIRLSGFFQYDTGWFSQDINSKDVLGNIQNGTGFRRTRLQGLGQLTEFTTFSIEMDFAFPGRPSFMDVWGEQANLPIVGHARIGQYRQPVTMDSWTNIKHLEFLERSAPFIAMDPFRRVGIMGWDNSDDERTMWAYSLFGTGFTFWNGGSSQVYSTEGNDNRFGTQLGDSGGISFATRATHLLYYDPNPNPLARDRYLLHVGGGYLFGELGGEGTTGTNAKAYEARTIPEFFVGDQAGGFLTAAGTPNVVDTGRFLATHYQMMHAELAGSWGPAHFQAEYMATFVQQLGGGNVFLDGGYIQGGYFLTGENTGYNKMLGALDYNVIPHTRFFGIGRKKGLCGWGAWEMAARWSWLDLSSTQIRSSNYVAGQTTFPTSAPPPQINPGVLNEPTVALNWWWNEYMRVQFNYIHSMVQTNTSGFYSTDIFALRFQTEF; translated from the coding sequence TTGGCTAGTTTCGCCTGGTTTGCCCTGTCGCGCGCGCACGCATTAGCTGCTGATCCCGTATCACAACCAGGTTCGGCACCGGGGATTGCCGGCGGACAAACTCCGTCGCAGCAGCACCAGGTTCAAGCTCAGTTTCAGGCGCCGCAGACAGCGTCACCGCCGGCGCTGCCTGCACCAGCACCAGGAACGCCGCAGCCCTGGTCGCCGCCGATATTGCCTGGCGGCGTACCGCAGCAGATCCTCGAGGGTGGCCGGCAATTCGATCCGTCGATCATGCCCGCCGCGGCCACGAGTCCGGCTGCGGGTGTCAGCGCTCTTGTACCGATCAGCGGCGCATTGGCAGGCGCTTCACTCAAACCGTTTAATTCCGACACTGTAACAACGCCGCAGCAGCAGCCGGTCCAGCCGCAGCAGCCGCCGCTGGCTTCAGCGACCCCCGCCTCGTACGTCGCACAGGTCCCCGGACAATCGCCGGCGGGAGTTAACCCTGACGACGCTCCGTCACCGGGTCTCGGTCTAACAACGACCGACATCTTGCAACGACTGCAAGCCGCCGAAGCCGAGTTGGCGGCGCTCCGCGAGCAGATGGTGCCGCGCGATCAGCGCCTGGCATCCTTGGAGGACGCCGCCAAGAAAGCCGAGGCCGCCGCCGTGGTGCCCTTGCCACTGATCCGGCTTAGCGGTTTTTTTCAATACGACACCGGCTGGTTCAGCCAGGATATCAACAGCAAGGACGTGCTGGGCAATATCCAAAACGGCACCGGCTTCCGCCGCACCCGTTTGCAAGGGCTAGGCCAGCTCACCGAGTTCACCACCTTCAGCATCGAAATGGACTTCGCTTTCCCCGGCCGTCCCAGCTTCATGGACGTATGGGGTGAGCAAGCCAATTTGCCAATCGTCGGTCACGCCCGCATCGGCCAGTATCGCCAACCGGTAACGATGGACTCGTGGACCAACATCAAGCACCTGGAATTCCTCGAACGATCCGCGCCGTTCATCGCCATGGATCCCTTCCGCCGCGTCGGCATCATGGGCTGGGACAACAGCGATGATGAGCGCACGATGTGGGCTTACAGCTTGTTCGGCACCGGCTTCACGTTCTGGAACGGCGGCTCGAGTCAGGTGTACAGCACCGAAGGCAACGACAACCGCTTCGGCACGCAGCTGGGGGATAGTGGCGGAATTTCCTTCGCGACGCGCGCCACGCATCTGCTCTATTACGATCCAAATCCGAATCCCTTGGCCCGAGACCGCTATTTGCTGCACGTCGGCGGCGGTTACCTGTTCGGCGAACTCGGCGGCGAAGGGACCACCGGAACCAATGCGAAAGCGTACGAAGCGCGCACCATCCCAGAATTCTTCGTCGGCGATCAGGCGGGCGGATTCTTGACCGCGGCCGGCACGCCGAACGTGGTCGACACGGGCCGCTTCCTGGCCACTCATTACCAGATGATGCACGCCGAGCTTGCGGGAAGCTGGGGGCCGGCTCACTTTCAAGCAGAGTACATGGCGACCTTCGTCCAACAACTGGGCGGAGGAAACGTCTTTCTCGACGGCGGCTATATCCAGGGGGGTTATTTCCTCACAGGCGAAAACACCGGCTACAACAAGATGCTCGGCGCGCTCGACTACAACGTGATACCGCATACCCGGTTCTTTGGCATCGGTCGCAAGAAGGGGCTATGTGGTTGGGGCGCTTGGGAGATGGCGGCCCGCTGGTCATGGCTCGATTTGAGCTCGACGCAAATCCGCTCGAGCAACTACGTGGCCGGGCAAACGACGTTTCCCACCTCGGCGCCGCCGCCGCAGATTAATCCGGGCGTGCTCAACGAGCCGACCGTCGCCCTGAACTGGTGGTGGAACGAGTATATGCGGGTGCAGTTCAACTACATTCACTCGATGGTGCAAACCAACACCAGCGGCTTCTACTCGACGGACATCTTCGCCCTGCGATTCCAAACGGAGTTCTAA